In the genome of Myxococcus stipitatus, one region contains:
- a CDS encoding 1,4-dihydroxy-2-naphthoyl-CoA synthase — protein MVSAIFNPARWKPIEGHKFKDITFHRAVDQGTVRIAFNRPEVRNAFRPRTVDELSRALEATRFMTDVGCVLITGNGPSPKDGGWAFCSGGDQRIRGKDGYKYEGEEGESDPAKLGRLHILEVQRQIRFLPKAVIAVVPGWAVGGGHSLHVVCDMTIASQEHAVFKQTDADVASFDGGYGSALLARQVGQKRAREIFFVGANYSAQEAFQMGMVNAVVPHEKLEDFALEWAAEINTKSPTAIKMLKYAFNLPDDGMVGQQLFAGEATRLAYGTDEAQEGRDAFVQKRKRDFKKFPWGY, from the coding sequence ATGGTCTCGGCCATCTTCAATCCGGCCCGCTGGAAGCCCATCGAGGGCCACAAGTTCAAGGACATCACGTTCCACCGCGCGGTGGACCAGGGCACGGTGCGCATCGCGTTCAACCGGCCGGAGGTCCGCAATGCGTTCCGTCCGCGCACGGTGGATGAGCTGTCGCGCGCCCTGGAGGCCACGCGGTTCATGACGGACGTGGGGTGTGTGCTGATCACGGGCAATGGGCCGTCGCCGAAGGATGGCGGCTGGGCGTTCTGCTCCGGTGGAGACCAGCGCATCCGAGGGAAGGATGGGTACAAGTACGAGGGGGAGGAGGGGGAGTCGGACCCGGCGAAGCTGGGGCGGCTGCACATCCTGGAGGTGCAGCGGCAGATTCGCTTCCTGCCCAAGGCGGTGATTGCGGTGGTGCCGGGGTGGGCGGTGGGCGGTGGGCACAGCCTGCATGTCGTCTGTGACATGACCATCGCGAGCCAGGAGCACGCGGTGTTCAAGCAGACGGACGCGGACGTGGCGAGCTTCGACGGAGGCTACGGGTCGGCGCTGCTAGCGCGGCAGGTGGGGCAGAAGCGGGCGCGGGAGATCTTCTTCGTGGGGGCGAACTACTCGGCGCAGGAGGCCTTCCAGATGGGGATGGTCAACGCCGTGGTGCCGCACGAGAAGCTGGAGGACTTCGCGCTGGAGTGGGCGGCGGAGATCAACACGAAGAGCCCCACGGCCATCAAGATGCTGAAGTATGCGTTCAACCTGCCGGATGACGGCATGGTGGGACAGCAGCTCTTCGCCGGTGAGGCGACGCGGCTGGCGTATGGGACGGACGAGGCCCAGGAGGGCCGGGATGCGTTCGTCCAGAAGCGGAAGCGGGACTTCAAGAAGTTCCCCTGGGGGTACTGA